The genomic DNA CTCCCGCAGGATGTTTTCCAGGTTGCCCGGGTGAACTGAAAGTAAGACGTACCCGAAGGGGGAAAAGCGTTCCACGCACCGAAGTAGAGCGCATCCCCGAAGGGGACAGCGGGCAGGAGCGCTTGTGTACCTCCCACGTTACTCCCATTTGCGGGAGTCCCGAGGGCTGCCAAGCCCTTGGGGGCCCTCCCTTACGGTAAGGGAGGGTTTGGGAGGGTTGAGATTCAATGAAAGGAGTACACCATACCTCATGAAATGGATCGTAGGCCTCGGTAATCCGGGAGCCCAATATGAGAAAACAAGACATAACATCGGATTCATGGCGCTGGACGAGCTGGCTAAGAGGCATGGCATCGATATCCGTCAGAGTAAATGCAAAGCCCTGGTAGGCGACGGCATCATCGGCGGAAAAAAAGTAGCGCTCATCAAACCGATGACTTATATGAATTTGTCCGGGGAAGCAGTTCGGGCCTTCATGGACTACTACAAAGTCAGCCTGGAGGACATGATCGTCGTTTATGACGACCTGGATACCGAAATAGGCAGAAACCGTCTTCGCTACCAAGGAAGTGCCGGCGGCCACAATGGGATCAAGTCAATTATCCAGCATACAGGGACCCAAACGTTCAACCGGATCCGCATGGGGATATCCAGGCCTGAGCCCGGATATGCGATTGTCGATTATGTCCTGTCTTCTTTTGCAAAAAAAGAGAAGCCCTTGCTGGAGCAATCGATCGAGGAGGCATGCGATGCACTGGAATTCAGCCTGGACCATACCTTTGAGCAAACGATGGCTAAATTCAATCGCTGATGGACAAACCGACAGATCACGATGTTACAAACGCTGGCAATAAAGGGCTAAACGACGTCGATTCGGGGCATACTGAAGGTATAAAGATCTTTCAGGAGGCATATGATGGCAATAAACTATGTATGCAGACATTGCCGCGCCCAAATTGGCCGGATTGAATCGGCTGGCGTATCCGAAGTGCAGCTCGGCTTCCATTTCTTGACCCCCGATGAGCGGAGAGATATAATAGCGTATGATTCGAGCGGCGATACGACGGTTCGCGTAACGTGCGATTATTGCGCCGAGGCGCTAACGAATCATCCGGAGCTGACCTTGCTTAACAGCCCGCTGCAATGAACCAGGCGGAACAAACAGCGCAGGTATACATCGATGGAGATAGAATAGAGCCTTGGCACGGTTGCTGAGGCTCCTTTTTGCTTCGGGTTTACGGGCCGTAACCCGGGTAATATAGATTTTCAGTAAGTATTTTAAGAGAGGTGCCTCATTTGCTACAAGCACTTATACAAGCTTTTTCGAAAGATCCGGATTTTGCGGCTGCCGTAGCAGGCGTAAATTCGGGAATGAAAGAACAATTGATCTCCGGTTTATCCGGATCGTCTAAACAAATCATGCTGGCCGCGATGTACAGGGAAACCGGCCGTCCCCTTCTCGTCGTGACCCACAATATGTTCGCAGCTCAGAAAATTGCAGAGGATTTGCAGGAAGCGCTATCGGCCGAAGAGGTGCTGCTGTATCCGGCGAACGAGCTTGTCGCGGCGGAATCGGCGGTATCAAGTCCCGAGACGCTGGCGCAGCGCATCGAGGTACTGCTCAAATGCTCCCAAGGATTCCGGGGCGTTGTCGTGGTGCCTTATTCCGGCATTCGCAGATTTATTCCGTCACCGGAGACGATGGCTGCCGCGCATCTGGACATTACACTTGGCGGTACACTGCAGCTGGATCATTTTTTAAGCAAAATGGTCGAGCTTGGCTATGAGAGAGTTGAACGGGTAGAATCACGTGGCGAGATGAGCATCCGCGGGGGAATCATCGATTTCTATCCGCTGACTGCGGAGCTCGCTTACCGGATAGAACTGTTCGACGATGAGATCGACTCGATCCGTACGTTTGATCCGGCGGATCAGCGTTCTATCGATCAGGTGAAGCATGTATCGATCCCTCCATGCAAGGAGCTTATCGCCTCCAAGGAGCGATTGACCAAGGCAGCACAAATTGTATCGGAGCGGCTGGAGCAGCAGCTGGAGAAAATGACCGATCGTCAGGCCAAGCAAAAACTGAAAGAGGAAATTTCCAGGGAAATTGAACTGCTGCGTGAGCAGGTGTATTTTCCGGAAAACTATAAATACATTTCGCTGATCTATCCTGAGAATAAAACGCTGTATGATTTTATGGCGGAAGACGCTTTGCTGATCCTGGACGAACCAGCCAGGCTGCTGGAGACGGCTAAACAGCTGGAGCGGGATGAAGCGGAATGGCATATGCATCTGTTCCAAAATGGCAAAAGCTTGCCTGATCTGCCGCTTGCGATGGAGGGGGATCAGGTTCTTTACCGTCGGCCGTTTCAGACGTTGTTCCTATCGCTCTTCCTCAGGCAGGTGCCTCATGTACAGCCGCAAAACATTATCAATTTCGTCAGCCGGGCGATGCAGGATTTCCATGGCCAAATGAACGTACTCAAGGCGGAGATGGACCGCTGGAAGAAAAGCGGAGCCAACGTGATTATGCTAGCTGGCGGCGAGGAGCGTATCGAACGGATGCGGCGGGTGCTGCTTGACTATGGCATTGAAGAGCCAACCTTGCTGCAAGGGAATCTGCAGTCGGGGTTCGAGCTGCCTTCGGTGCATCTGGTCGTGATTACGGAAGGAGAAATGTTCTCCAAGAAGCAGCGCAAAGCCCGTAAAATTACGAAGAGCATGGATAATGCCGAACGCATAAAGAGCTATACGGAGCTTAAAGTTGGCGATTATGTAGTTCACCAGAATCACGGGATCGGGAAATATCTTGGCATCGGTACGTTGGAAGTCGGCGGCATTCACAAAGACTACATGCATATTATGTATGCGGGCGGAGATAAGCTGTCCGTACCGATCGAGCAGATTGATTTAATTCAGAAATATGTAGGCTCCGAAGATAAGGAACCCAAAGTATACAAGCTGGGCGGAAACGAATGGACGAGGGTCAAGAACAAGGTCCGTTCCTCCGTACAGGATATCGCTGACGACCTCATCAAGCTGTATGCTGAACGTCAGGCATCGCCTGGCTACGGATTTGAGAAAGACACGCCCGAGCAGCAGGAATTCGAAGCGATGTTCCCCTATGAGGAGACAAGGGATCAGATCAGGGCGATCGAGGAAATCAAGAAGGACATGGAGCTGTCCCGCCCTATGGACCGCCTGTTATGCGGCGATGTTGGCTACGGCAAGACAGAGGTCGCAATCCGGGCTGCTTTCAAGGCCGCGATTGAAGGGAAGCAGGTCGCTGTTCTAGTGCCGACGACGATCCTGGCACAGCAGCACTACGAGACATTTCGCGAGAGATTTTCGGGTTATCCGATCAACATACAGACCTTAAGCCGCTTCCGCAGCCGGAAAGAGCAGAACGAGACGATCAAGGGTGTCCGTCAAGGGACGGTCGACATCGTTATCGGGACGCATCGCCTATTGTCCCAGGACGTAGTATTCAAGGATTTGGGACTGCTGATCGTCGATGAGGAGCAGCGTTTTGGCGTAACCCATAAGGAGAAGCTCAAGAAGCTGAAGACGAACGTTGATGTATTAACGCTGACCGCTACGCCGATACCTAGAACGCTTCACATGTCTATGCTGGGCGTGCGGGATCTGTCGGTCATCGAATCACCACCGGAGAACCGGTTCCCTGTACAGACCTACGTCGTGGAGCATAGTCAGGCTCTGGTCCGCGAGGCGATTGAACGGGAACTGGCGCGGGGCGGGCAGATCTATTACCTGTATAACCGTGTCCAAGGCATTCAGGAGATGGCCGCACAAATCTCGATGCTGGTTCCTGAAGCCAGAGTGGGGGTTGGGCATGGCCAGATGTCTGAGCAAGAGCTGGAGAAGACCATCCTGGATTTTCTAGACGGCGAGTATGACGTACTGGTCAGTACGAGCATCATCGAGACCGGGGTAGATATCCCAAATGTAAATACGCTTATCGTTCATGATGCGGATAAAATGGGCCTATCCCAGCTATACCAATTGCGCGGACGCGTCGGCCGTTCAAATCGGATCGCTTACGCTTATTTTACCTATCAGCGGGATAAATCCTTGACGGAAGTGGCAGAGAAGCGTCTTCAGTCCATCAAGGAATTTACGGAGCTTGGTTCCGGATTCAAAATTGCGATGAGAGACTTGTCCATACGCGGGGCAGGAAATTTGCTTGGCGCCGAGCAGCACGGATTTATCGCGTCGGTAGGCTTTGACCTGTACTCTCAAATGCTGGCTGAAGAAATCCAGAAGCGGAAGGTAGAGATGTTAGGCGAAAAGTCGCCTGAGGATACGGCCTGGAATACGACCATCGACCTCGGAATTGATGCGTATTTACCTTCTGACTATATTTATGATAGTATTCAAAAGATCGAGATTTACAAAAAAACAGCTTCGGCCGCCGCTTTCGAAGACGTTGCCGAGCTGGAGGACGAGCTTCTCGACCGGTTTGGAGAATTGCCGGAGGCTGTGGAAAACTTGCTTTCCGTGGCCCGGGTGAAGCTCTACGGCAAGCTTTATGGAATCGAATCCATTACACGGCGCGGAGACGAGACTGTCATCAAGTTCCTCGATGGGCGGGAGAAGGATATTCTTCCAGCCAAGCTTGCGGAAGTTGGCAATCTGTTCGGAAGGCGTGTACAATTTAATCAGGGTTCGGCGATGCTGATCCGAATCAAAACCAAGGAATTGGACGATAAAGCATTGATGGGTTTGTTGGAGCAATTCCTTGAGGCCCTGAAGGTTTCGTTCAAATTGAAAGGGGAACTACAAGATGTCTCGAAGTAAAGCACGTTCCTGGAAGACGCTTTTTATTGCGCTGGTTGCGGTATTAACGATTTCCATGTTAGCGGCATGCGGCAAGAAAGATGACAATAAAGGCAAAGAAGCAGCAAATAACGGCAGCTCGGGCAAAGTGGTGGCCACCTATGAAGGCGGGGAGATCACTGAGAACGAATTTGATCTTGAGCTGCGCATCATGAAAACACTTCAGCCTCAAATGGCACAACTGCTGGAGTTGGACGACTTCCGGGAAGTTCTGGTGAAGCAGGCCATCACTTATGAATACTTGTCTGGAAAAGCCGATGATAAGGCGAAGAAGGAAGGCAAGAAAACAGCAGAGGATCAGCTTAAGGCGATCAAAACGCAAATGGGCGATGATGCATTTAAACAAATGCTGGATGCTCAAACCATCACCGAAGATGAATTGAAGAACTATATGGTCCGTATTTTCACAGTAGTTGCCAGCCAAACGGCCGGTATTACGGAGGAAGACATTAAGGCGGAATTCGAAGCGACGAAAGAGGATTATACGAAAGCAACGGTTCGGCATATTCTGATCGGCCTGACGGACGCGGAGGGCAAGGAGCGCAGCAAGGAAGACGCTCTGAAGCTGGCGAACGAAGTCAAGGCCAAGCTGGATAAAGGGGAAGATTTCGCGGCCTTGGCCAAGGAATATTCCGATGACCCTGGCTCGAAGGACAATGGCGGCTTGTATGAAGATGCGCTAGTGACACAATGGGTGCCGCAGTTCCAAGAGAAAGCGCGGACGTTGAAGATCAACGAAATCAGCGAGCCTGTAGAGACGGATTATGGTTACCATATCATGCGGGTGGAATCGCGTACCGAGAAGAAGTATGAGGACTTGACCGCAGAGGAGAAAGACATGATTAAGAACCTGGTCGGCTCCAACAAGCTGGACGAGTTCATGGACAAGGATTTGGATAAGATCATCAAGAAGATCGACCTGCCTAAGGTGGAAAACAACACAGAAACTGACAACAATGCTGCAACGCCACCGGCGAGCGAAGGCAACGCAGGGACAGATTCGCAAGGAACAAGCAAGGAATCTGGCAACAGCGGAAATGCTGGAGCGAACAATAGCGAGAAAACCGACGGAAATGCAGGCAATACGAAGTAAGGAATTCAGGTTTCTTGTAAATTAGGGAGAAAACCAGGTGTTTTTCCGACTTACCATTCTGGGCGGCAGCGCGAATCATTTCGCGCTGCTTTCTTTTCCCAATTGGGGTGTAAAGCGGATTTCAA from Paenibacillus woosongensis includes the following:
- a CDS encoding anti-sigma-F factor Fin family protein, which codes for MAINYVCRHCRAQIGRIESAGVSEVQLGFHFLTPDERRDIIAYDSSGDTTVRVTCDYCAEALTNHPELTLLNSPLQ
- the pth gene encoding aminoacyl-tRNA hydrolase, whose product is MKWIVGLGNPGAQYEKTRHNIGFMALDELAKRHGIDIRQSKCKALVGDGIIGGKKVALIKPMTYMNLSGEAVRAFMDYYKVSLEDMIVVYDDLDTEIGRNRLRYQGSAGGHNGIKSIIQHTGTQTFNRIRMGISRPEPGYAIVDYVLSSFAKKEKPLLEQSIEEACDALEFSLDHTFEQTMAKFNR
- a CDS encoding peptidylprolyl isomerase; translated protein: MSRSKARSWKTLFIALVAVLTISMLAACGKKDDNKGKEAANNGSSGKVVATYEGGEITENEFDLELRIMKTLQPQMAQLLELDDFREVLVKQAITYEYLSGKADDKAKKEGKKTAEDQLKAIKTQMGDDAFKQMLDAQTITEDELKNYMVRIFTVVASQTAGITEEDIKAEFEATKEDYTKATVRHILIGLTDAEGKERSKEDALKLANEVKAKLDKGEDFAALAKEYSDDPGSKDNGGLYEDALVTQWVPQFQEKARTLKINEISEPVETDYGYHIMRVESRTEKKYEDLTAEEKDMIKNLVGSNKLDEFMDKDLDKIIKKIDLPKVENNTETDNNAATPPASEGNAGTDSQGTSKESGNSGNAGANNSEKTDGNAGNTK
- the mfd gene encoding transcription-repair coupling factor, whose protein sequence is MLQALIQAFSKDPDFAAAVAGVNSGMKEQLISGLSGSSKQIMLAAMYRETGRPLLVVTHNMFAAQKIAEDLQEALSAEEVLLYPANELVAAESAVSSPETLAQRIEVLLKCSQGFRGVVVVPYSGIRRFIPSPETMAAAHLDITLGGTLQLDHFLSKMVELGYERVERVESRGEMSIRGGIIDFYPLTAELAYRIELFDDEIDSIRTFDPADQRSIDQVKHVSIPPCKELIASKERLTKAAQIVSERLEQQLEKMTDRQAKQKLKEEISREIELLREQVYFPENYKYISLIYPENKTLYDFMAEDALLILDEPARLLETAKQLERDEAEWHMHLFQNGKSLPDLPLAMEGDQVLYRRPFQTLFLSLFLRQVPHVQPQNIINFVSRAMQDFHGQMNVLKAEMDRWKKSGANVIMLAGGEERIERMRRVLLDYGIEEPTLLQGNLQSGFELPSVHLVVITEGEMFSKKQRKARKITKSMDNAERIKSYTELKVGDYVVHQNHGIGKYLGIGTLEVGGIHKDYMHIMYAGGDKLSVPIEQIDLIQKYVGSEDKEPKVYKLGGNEWTRVKNKVRSSVQDIADDLIKLYAERQASPGYGFEKDTPEQQEFEAMFPYEETRDQIRAIEEIKKDMELSRPMDRLLCGDVGYGKTEVAIRAAFKAAIEGKQVAVLVPTTILAQQHYETFRERFSGYPINIQTLSRFRSRKEQNETIKGVRQGTVDIVIGTHRLLSQDVVFKDLGLLIVDEEQRFGVTHKEKLKKLKTNVDVLTLTATPIPRTLHMSMLGVRDLSVIESPPENRFPVQTYVVEHSQALVREAIERELARGGQIYYLYNRVQGIQEMAAQISMLVPEARVGVGHGQMSEQELEKTILDFLDGEYDVLVSTSIIETGVDIPNVNTLIVHDADKMGLSQLYQLRGRVGRSNRIAYAYFTYQRDKSLTEVAEKRLQSIKEFTELGSGFKIAMRDLSIRGAGNLLGAEQHGFIASVGFDLYSQMLAEEIQKRKVEMLGEKSPEDTAWNTTIDLGIDAYLPSDYIYDSIQKIEIYKKTASAAAFEDVAELEDELLDRFGELPEAVENLLSVARVKLYGKLYGIESITRRGDETVIKFLDGREKDILPAKLAEVGNLFGRRVQFNQGSAMLIRIKTKELDDKALMGLLEQFLEALKVSFKLKGELQDVSK